The window GGTGTTCCGTGGAATACCAACAATAGGAGGATATAACCTGAGAGACTCATTGAGGATCATACTCATCTGCATCGCACAAATATAGAATGAATCAAGATCTAAAAATGGATGAAAATATTCATTGCTTAGAGAAGATCGAGTAACCAGTTCTTCTCGACTTTCTTACAGTTTTAAGTTTGGAAATGCCATCCGGATGAGGATTCTCTTTTCCAAATAATTGAAGGACCTCCTTTCTTGCTTCCTCTTGCCAATCAGTATGATGAGCTAGGAGAAAGACAGTCCAAGCAATCAATGTATTAGTGGTTTCTTGTCCAGCAAAGTAAAAAGTCTTGCAATCGTCAACTAAATCATCCACCGAAATCCTTTGGTTCTGATTAGCATCATGATGAGCCTTCAAAAGTGATCCGAGAAAATCACTCCCAAAGCTATTTTCTTCTCCACTAGTTGCCTTATGCTCTCTTTTCTTAACAAGCTCTATTATGGAGTCACGTATTTCTTTTTCGAGTTTCTCTGATTCGATTTCATCACTGGTGTCAAAAAACTTGCTGCAATATTGAATCAAACACTAAACATAAAAACAAGAGAAATTATCTGATAACCTTGTTCTAAATATTTATCCGCTACAAATTAAATGGAAACAAATAAAAAAAAGGAACAAAAATAAAGAATATCATTTCAACTCGATTGAACAACTGATTCTTGCAAGGTTTCTGCCACACTTCAACTCGATTGAACGTAAAACTAAATGTTTATTTCTGCAACTCCCAATTATACAATTAGTGGAAGGAAATTAATTACCTGATACCTGGAACTTTGATTTTGAGAGAATTTTTGAATAATAACAAGGTCAGCTTCATTAACATTTCAAAAATGTGTTGTCCCTCTAAGTAGCTGCTCCCAAATGCTGTCCTGGAAATCACATCTGAAGTGAATAACCTAAATTCTTCAAATACCTCAATCTCTTTTCCTTCATAATTTCTCCACCTTTCGAGCATTATCTCGGTACCAGCTATCATATCTGGAATCATGGTCTGGTAGAACAATACAATTATCAGATGTTACCATCATAAATAAGAAACTATTACAAATATCAAGCACATTGGGTACTGGAAAGAATTCCCGTTAACTTATAGAATTAAATTCAGTTTACCCCCTTATGGTTTGAGGGTAACTTCATGTTAATCCCTACACTTTTAATTTCATCAGTTTACCCCTTGAACTCTTCAATTTTTGTCTGTCGTGACCAAATTCTTATATTTTGTTTGAATTGATCGTTAATTCTAGATACGAGCCCCATTGTTAAAGGTTAAAATTGTCATTTAAACAAAAAAACTAGTAGAAAAAAAAAAATAAAAAATCATTCCTTTTTATCCCTAACTAAGTTGAAAATTTTCTTAGCTTCGGGTACAAACATAATTTAACTCATGAGATTGGGTCCACGTCAGCAATTAACGTCTGATTTGGACAGAAGATGAGACATTGGTCACGGTTGAAGGAAATTCAAAAGTTTGAGGAGTAAACTGATGAAATTGAAAGTATAGGGATTAACATGAAGTTACTCCCAAACCTCATGGGGGTAAACTGAATTTAATTCTAACTTATATAAGAACTTACTTTTAAGCTCTCTCCATGGAAAGCATGGTTGGAAATTTTTCGCAGTTTCACCCACTTTTCTGCTTCAGCTGTTACAAGGCCATATCCTAATAGCTTCTTTGCAAAGTCTTCAGGTGGTTTTTTCGGATAAGCTCCATCTTTGTTGTTCAGTATCTGTTTGCATAGCTCAGGTTCTCGAATGACCAACTGAGCTCCGGAACCATGCCATTGGAGATAATTCTTCCCTGTTGACGAAGATGACCAAAATTAATCTTGTAACTAAAAGTTAAAAAAATCTAGAGTTCAGCATGAGCTTATTTCAGTACCATATATCTTGCTCCATGAGTCAACATGAGGCTCAACATAAGCAAATATGTTGTGTGATAAACCTAAAGGTCTGCTCCTAGCTTCCTTGTGCATGTTGGAGATTTCTTTCGTGTTTCCATGGATAAGTCTGTAAGGAGGGCCTCTGATTCCCTGTGAAGCCATCAACTTCTGTATGCGATTCGGAGTCCACCATATTTTGTGCAAAGTCTTGAAAAGCAGAGCTACAAAGCAGAAAAGAACTGAAATAATGACCACTAGGCCTCCTAAGGACCTCATCGTCTCTCTTTCTCTCTGATTTGCTGCTGGAAGTAATGAACTACCACTATCGATCCCACTTATATATAACGAATTATGAATTTATGAGGTTATCTTTCTCTTCATTGTTTAACACAAAACACCACACCATTTTTGACCTTATAGTTTAGACTTCTATTTGCGACTTTGTCCTCTCAGACGTGGAGCAACTTAACTATACTGCTGGCAAAATTGATTTCAGATGCCAATATATTATTAGCATTTGAGTCTGCGTAAAAGCTAGAAAACTAATGCTTCTTGTTGGTTTTGATGCTTCATTGTGTAAGATCTCTAGAGGATATTTGTTTTCTTATTAATAAAATGGCCTAAGAAACGTTCCAAGTCTTCTGGCACCTTATTGTTCAACAAAGACTCGTAAAATTCCTGAAAGTGAAAGTAAAGAACACTCGCTCTTGACATAATCTGCTTGTCATCTCGATTGACTGGTTTATTTTTTTTAATAATGTGGCCTAAAACAAATGTTATCCATTCACTGTGAGTCTGTCACTCTTGACGGTCATATAGGATGACCTATGACTAACATACATGAAGAGAATAAAGTATTGATTCTGAGGGGAAGTATAATCCTGGTGTTGTAGAAAAGTTTCTATATAAATTTAAAACTATACAATGATAGCAGGAGTCATAGCACGCCAACATATAAATATAAAGACCCCACTCATAAGAATTGTTAAGAAGCATAGGCACTGCTCCGGGTAACAACTTTTCTGCAAAATTGAATAAGAATCCCACTTATGAGATAGGATGTCGACAACATTCTCTTCCTTTTCTCTTTGTTCCGGGAACTCTAAGTTACTACTTTAGTTACGTTCAATAATTACCACTTCTTTTAATTTAGGGACTTACGCACAGTCTAACTAATCTTCCACAGTAATGTATAATTCATGTTATTTTGATGTATCTAACGTTAAAATGAGTGACCTACTCTATATACCATTGTGCGTACTAACACATCTTCTTATCTCGTATTAGAAATTTCAATGAACATAAAGAACATTTACAAGTAACAATCAACTATAAGTTCAAACACAAAGTTCCTTAACTAGATCATAACGTGGCAGTGTGGACTAAAAGAAAATATTGTATCTCGGCATATATTAGTTAAATGGTGGGATCGATTCATTTATGTTGAGGTCTCACTCAACTTAATCAAGGATTCCCAATCAAAATACGTACTATATTAACAACGAACCCTTGTTCCACTGCCTCTTTCTTGTATCCTTTAATGGAGCTAGCCCAGTTAAATAATGACGACGATCGAAGAGAATTATCATAAATTTTGTTAGCCTCATCTAGTCACACCCCGGCCCTCATCAAGTCATCATGAATCATGCTTGGCTTCATCTCCAGGAAAATCAAAGATGAAAAGATGGACAGATCTCCAAATAGTCAATACCATTATGATTTCTGAATAGTTCCTGCAATCAGATAAAACATTATTCATGTTTAGCTCAATCTTCACCAGCCTCATCATATACATATGATCGATCCAGCTCAGGTCAGTCTTCAGCATCCTTACCATATTCAGGATTGAGAATAAGTGAAGACCGGCCATATTGAATAATGCATGCAATCAAGAAAAACAATATATTAAGAGTAATGCTAGGTGAACCACCTTTTGGAAAACCACCTAGAGTCCACCTTAGGTGGCTGCTGACATAGCACAACCATATCATCATACCATTATTTCTTACTTTACTGATTTTATCTTGTAAACCCTATATCTTTTCTTTCTTATCTAATTTTCTACATCTTCAATTCTCTGCTCAAACCCAGTTAATTGTGTTGAAGTTGCTCAAGGTACGTACACGTCTCAGACCATAATTTTTACCAAGGAAAAGAAGAAGTCTCACTGCATATATATATCGAACACTTCATTATTCTGGAAACAACAAATTCGAAAGTAACGAAAAATTGAAGATGAACGGCGAAGCCTTTGGACGTGGGAGGAGGGAAAAAGAAAATCGCAGCACAAGGCCATGTTAGGGAAAAAAAAGTGCTCGAAAAAAAAAACAATTGGTTTAATGAAGATCACAAAAAACATACGTTAAACCCTAATTCAATTCCCCTTAAATCCTAATTCCAAACCAGATATTCATCACACTCAAGGAAAAAAGCTAATCTCGTTTATAATGGGTAGCTTTTGTTAACGATCCTTGCGAGGGAACTGAAATCCAATTGAGAAGAAGTTGATCAATTGAATAGGAGGTGAGAGAGTCGAGAGGAGACATGAGAGAGAAGGAAAGAATTTAAGACGTAAAAGATTAGATAAGAAAGAAAAGATATAGGGTTTACAAAATAAAATCAGTAAAGTAAAAAAAGAAAAAGATTTTTGTAATTAAGAAAAATTGAAAGAAAGAAAATAAGAAATCATGGTATGATGATGTGGCTGTGCCATGTCAGCAGCCACCTAAGGTGGGTTCTAGGTGGTTTCCCAAAAGGTGGTTCACCTAGCATTACTCATATATTAATCCTCAAATAATTAAGCTGGCCAATATCAACATAATATAATCTCCTCACCCTATATATGTATAAGGCATATGTTTAAATTCCAGCAAACATTGTAATAATATATAGGTGCTCATGCGTAAAGGAAAAAAAAATCCCTAATCTACATTTGTTTCCTTTTACGACTTAAACATCTCTATGTAGTTACTGAAATTTTACATGACCATTGTTCATAGGAGAGCCCTTAGTCCCTAGCTAGAACGATACCCCGCTTATTCTATATTACGATTGTTAGTGATGGAAATTTGGGGTAAGGAAAGAAGGTGTCAAACGGATACAGATACGTTCGAGAGAGAATTTTTCCAAGCTAGCGACTTATGGAGTAAGACCTGCAAGAGAACAATAAGGTTGGAGAGGTGCCCGAACAGATCCGGGCAAAGCCCCTCCGACACTCATCAAGTTAGCCATTTGCGGACAATTGAGAATGACAAGTGGAGAATAGAGAGTTGAATTACCTTTGGAGTAGGGTGAGGCCCTTATTTATAGGCGCGGAGGTGAGAGGTTTGCACCTGTTTGAGGATGCCAGCTATCGTGGACAATTGTTTCCAAGCTCCTTTAAAGGAGGCTTAAGGCGCGCGCTCCAAATCGAGCTAGAATTTGCGTCCACGTGTACAGTCGGGAGGCGCTCAGTGCTGCACTGATGAAGTGAGATGCATGCACAAGACTTAGCTAGAACGCTTGGCGTGGTTCCCACCAACAACGATGCTGGGTTTTTAGTTGAGAACGCCCCGATTTCAGATGCCCATCACTTTCCTGTTTTAGTTGAATGGTCATTAGACCTTTAGTTAAATCACTAATTGTATCACAAAAGCTTAGCACAATTGTAGATTTCGCGAAAGAGAAGAAAAAAAGTCGTAAATTAAAATTAGACATTTTTTTATATTTATTAGGTCAAAATGATAGATTGAAATTAACATGAAAAGAAAGATAAAAACGTCTATTCACTCGATCGTGGCTTGTAAACAGTTCTAAACATTAAATAGTATACTAGTAAATATGAGAGCTAATTTTTTTTTTTTTTCTTATCAGAATATGAGAGCCACATTGAGTCCAAGTTGACCCTAAAATTATTTGTCATCTTCGGTGCAAAGAAAAAAAAACTATGGAATCGGAGTGTTTTTGTTTCCTAATTTCTTTCATTTTGTAATTTTATTTGCATTTTGGTCTGTTGCAACAAAACATTGCTCACTACTGAGACATGAGACTCTGGTCCTGTAACTTAAAGACATCCAATAAAAAGGAGATTTTCTTGATCTTCATGAGAAGTTTACATGAAATTTGTAATCAATTGGTTGTGGCCTTGCTTACTTGTTTGGATGCTTGGTATTGTTTTGGTTTTCTTTGCTTAAGTTTAGCCTTCATTCTCACTCTAGGTTGACATAGGAGCTGAACTTTCTCTTTCTCTTTCTCTCTATCAGACATTAGGTTGCCCCATTTCCACTCTACTACTCCACACCCATCTTTAGTTGTTTCTTTTATATACGTATATATACGAGCTGATTTAAGTTTTTTACAAATTAAAGCTCCCTTTGCCTTTACACTGTGTAAATAAGGACCCAGAGAGTACATTTATCCTCCTACAAGTTTTCATATTATACATACACTAGAACAACCAAACTTTGGATGCAAGCAAACCCTATGTTGTTTCCCCTTCCTTCAAACTCACTGTATTAATTTATAGAATAGCTCCTTTCTTCGTTCAATATTTATTTTCAGCTCTCTCTCTCCCTCTCTCTCCCTCTCTCTCTGATCTTTCTCCTTTAGATCTCACTAATACAAGAGAAGAGCCATGGGAGGAATATTCAGCAAAATCAAGTATGCATGCAAAGGAGTAAAAGTGAATAGGAATTTGATTCCTCCCCAAACTGTGAAGCAGAATAATTAAGCAGCTGCTAGCTGCCAATAGGGGACAGGCTTCACAAGAAACAAGTCTGCTTTTCTTTCCTTTTTCCCCTTCTATTAATTCCAAGTCTAACCGCATAACCCTATTCCTTTCCTTCTTAGATTATTCTAATTTGGAATAGTGCATATAATTGTGTAAAGAAATAAGGGAAATGACTCACTGCAATGATCTTGGTCAGGAAGACCCAAGACTCATTGCCAAAGATGGCTTAACCACCAGAACATGTCCTTCATGTGGTTACCAGATCAAATACCAACAACAGGTTTAAATCCCCCTTATCTTTTTCTTCAAGATTTTTTTTGATTGGTACGTCGGTACCGACTGTACGTAGTAATCAAAGTTTATATTTTATGCTAAATTACAGGCCGGAATTCAAAACTTGCCGGGGCTGCCAGCCGGGGTGAAGTTTGATCCTACGGATCAAGAGGTGCTTCAACATTTGGAGGGGAAGGTGTTGAGTAGTACTGATATTGCTGCAGGCAATAAGCTCCACCATCATCCTCTGATAGATCAGTTCATCCCTACAATTGAAGGGGAGAATGGAATTTGCTACACTCATCCACATAAGTTGCCGGGTACGTATATCCACATGGCTGGCATGGGTTTCATTGATTTTTCATGTCATATAAATGATCACATAATTATTAATATGAATGAGAATAATCTTATATACGTGCGTTGTCAAAATGTTGGTATTATAAATGAACCTGCAGGAGTTAGCAAAGATGGGCTGGTACGCCATTTCTTCCATCGACCTTCCAAGGCTTACACAACAGGATCTAGGAAAAGAAGAAAGGTGCACACCGATAGGGATAGCAGCAGCGAGGGGGGCGAGACGCGGTGGCACAAGACAGGCAAGACCAGACCAGTATTTGCTGGGGGCAAAGTGAAAGGGTACAAAAAAATACTTGTGCTCTACACGAACTATGGGAAGCAAAGAAAGCCTGAGAAAACCAACTGGGTAATGCACCAGTATCACCTTGGCAACAATGAAGAAGAGAAAGATGGAGAGCTTGTGGTTTCCAAAGTGTTCTACCAAACACAACCTAGACAATGTGGTAACTCAGGTATGAAGGACTTTAATAATAACTCTGCTGCCAAAGTACTGATGAATGGACAAAGTGAGCACAGTGAGGCACTTGTGCAGTATTGTAACAATGTTAATTCCTTCATATCCTTCGATCAAAATGGCCAAGATAGATCGAGCAGCAATCCTCAAATAATCCCTCCTCATTTTCCTCTTCATGATGGGTCGTTTGTTTCTTTAAAATAAGGTATCTAATGAGTGGAGGTAATAAAAAAACAACAGAGTATACACATTCGTCCAATAAAGGCAGCAGCTCGATCTTTGGCCAATTGTTGGCTCTGAAATTGTGAATGATGAAGTTATCATTTCCTATGCTGATTTAGGAGGTCATATGTAGTAAGGTGATACAATAAACAAAGTATTTGGCGCGCCTTGGAGGGAGAGGGAAGAGGGAAGAGGGAAGTTTAACCTTTTTTTTTTTTTTTTTTTTTCATTTTAATTTTATGTTACTAACGTGTAATGTATGCATGTCCACCAAAGAATTATTGAAGATTTGGTCATGCTTTGTAAGTGACAGAAAGTTGTAAACATCACATGACCCTTTCATTTGGGGAAGTGTAAATTATAAACCAAGCTATATACAAAGATGATTCTTACCTTAAGTATTTTATATAAGGTGGAGTGTAGCATTCATATTCTCCTTAGGTTCAAGTTGTAGTCATTACTCAATTTATATTCAACAATCCCTTCCATCTTTTGAGAAAATGCTTGAAAATTCCCTCGTAAGAGCTCCAATCCATTATTGTCAACAAAATACAGTACGTCTTTTGGATTCTATCTTGCTGCCTTGCTGGTCTACCAGAGTTCTCTTACTACGGTCAAGCCTTAGTGACCTTGTGGAGGAAGTTCCTCAATGTATTTAACTGAAAATTTGAAATTTGAGTTCAATACTAGCTCAACTTAACCATATGCATAGCTCTAAATGTTAAATCCTCGATCGATCTATGAGCCACAGCTAGTGATCCCTTAATCCCCAACTCCCCAAGCCCCCAAACCTCTAGGGCCGAGCTCTTCCCTGACGTGGTACGTGGTTTTTGTCTCTCGAGTCTTGGCTCACCATTGGGTACGTTGAATGGTTTGGTAGGTATATAGATATATAGTACTGCATGTGTATATATATAGATTATAGAGAGGGTGCAATACGCCTTTATTTTTTATTCTGTAGTTTTCAAATAGAAAGATACAACGTTGTTATTGAAAACCAGTAGAGTGAGATGCATTACAAAACTAGACAGTGATTGACTTGGTACCAAATCAAATAGCCGTGCATGGCCCTAAAAAGCTAGCAAAGTCATGCAGTACTCCCAAACGCAAAAGGAAATCCCTGTAGCTAGCAATGCGTACTTCGGAAGCACGAATATATAGATCACAAGGTTCCCCTGAGCCTCACAAGTACGTACTACTGTACTAGCTAGGTACCATATATATATATAGCACTTCAACCAGGAATCTTCAAGCACATTAACAGTCTGCTAGCTAGATAGAACATCAAGAGCCCTTAC of the Fragaria vesca subsp. vesca linkage group LG6, FraVesHawaii_1.0, whole genome shotgun sequence genome contains:
- the LOC101293705 gene encoding NAC domain-containing protein 8-like, with translation MTHCNDLGQEDPRLIAKDGLTTRTCPSCGYQIKYQQQAGIQNLPGLPAGVKFDPTDQEVLQHLEGKVLSSTDIAAGNKLHHHPLIDQFIPTIEGENGICYTHPHKLPGVSKDGLVRHFFHRPSKAYTTGSRKRRKVHTDRDSSSEGGETRWHKTGKTRPVFAGGKVKGYKKILVLYTNYGKQRKPEKTNWVMHQYHLGNNEEEKDGELVVSKVFYQTQPRQCGNSGMKDFNNNSAAKVLMNGQSEHSEALVQYCNNVNSFISFDQNGQDRSSSNPQIIPPHFPLHDGSFVSLK
- the LOC101310331 gene encoding cytochrome P450 734A1-like, producing MRSLGGLVVIISVLFCFVALLFKTLHKIWWTPNRIQKLMASQGIRGPPYRLIHGNTKEISNMHKEARSRPLGLSHNIFAYVEPHVDSWSKIYGKNYLQWHGSGAQLVIREPELCKQILNNKDGAYPKKPPEDFAKKLLGYGLVTAEAEKWVKLRKISNHAFHGESLKTMIPDMIAGTEIMLERWRNYEGKEIEVFEEFRLFTSDVISRTAFGSSYLEGQHIFEMLMKLTLLLFKNSLKIKVPGISKFFDTSDEIESEKLEKEIRDSIIELVKKREHKATSGEENSFGSDFLGSLLKAHHDANQNQRISVDDLVDDCKTFYFAGQETTNTLIAWTVFLLAHHTDWQEEARKEVLQLFGKENPHPDGISKLKTMSMILNESLRLYPPIVGIPRNTGREVRLGKLIVPANVDLLVSVLAPHHEPQFWGPDVHIFKPERFSGGVVKATNNNGGAFVPFGIGPRTCVGMNFATIEAKIALSMILQRYSFTLSPAYIHSPTHKITLRPQYGLQVLLQPL